The genomic window GTCGCCTGTGTTTTGATATCTGTCATATTCTGGATTTTTATGTTTTTTATTAGCTTCTTTTTTAATGGCAATCACCTCTTTGGAGTAAGTGCCTGTAGGATATCGATTGAGAAAATATTCAGACTTGTTGACTGACTCCACATATCGTTCTTTCTGTTTTTCAAAGATGCTGTTTTCAGCAAGTAGAAACATCGACTTTGCTATGAGATATCTCACTTCCCGATCATTTTTTGTATCCGGAAAGTCAGTGAGTAGATTTTCGAAAGTGCTGATAGCAGCTTGGTAATTTTTGATGTCAAGGTAGAGTTTACCTTGCTCATAAGCCTTTTTTTCCAACTTAGCACGCAACTCATCGATCAGCTTGTTGCTTTCAGCCACTTTAGGTGATTCCGGATAAGTGTTGACGAAAGACTGGAAGGCATCTATCGCTTTGATAGTTCCGGATTGGTCCAAGCGATAGTTTGGAGAGGTTTTATAGATCGCTTGTGCTGCATTAAATTCAGCTGTTTCTTTCAATGGACTGTTGATGAATGTGCTGGCGAAATTCTTATAAAGGTGAGCCGCCATCTCATATTCTCTCAATTGATAATGACAGTCCGCATAGTTGTAATACAATTCTTCTGCTTCTTTCTGACCCCTGTAACTGGACAAAGCCAATTCGTACAAAGCCTGTGCCCTGACGTAATCTTTCTTTTTGTAAAAATCATTTGCCGCTTTGAACTGCAATGCGGCGTCATTGCTGGTTCGGATTTTTTCATAAGACGACTTACATGCCGAAGCAGCAAGGAGTACGACAAAGAAGACAAATCTGATATTCATTCTGAAGAAACCGCAAAATTAAGGTAAAATAACGAGATTCCAGACATAATGTTGTGCATATAGATGTAGAGCCATGCTAAAGTAATAGCAAAAAGATAGGTTTCTTCGGCGTCGACAAAACACAACTCCTGAAATCCGGTCAGTCTCTGTTCAGATTATCAAGAGATAACACATTTGAATAAATAGAATATTAATTAAAATAAATTTATATATATAAGATAATGAGCATGTTATAAATTAAATAAAATAATATTTAAAAATAATTTATGTATAATTAGGATTATATAAAAGCTGTTATCTACCTTTGGGCCAGATAATGATAGAACCTTGGTCGACAAGATCACTGTTCTGTATTCCTACCTGAGTGGACTTTTTTAAGTCTTTCCACATTGATTTTATTTCTTACTCTGTAGATACAAATTCGAATTGCTATTCGCATTTGTGTCCTTCTGAAGCATAATATTTTTTTTCGTGAATGTCACATCTTCATTTTCAGTGGCACCACGGATTTCAATTTAAACCTTGAAGCAATATGAATCCGCTGACTGTACTCGGTAACGGAGTAAGAAAACTATGCCCTTCGGGGCTTTTTAGACTCACCTTTGCGCTCGTCCTGCTCTGGACTGGTAGCGCTGTAAATAATCTTGCACATGCTCAATGTTCTATGGCCTGCCGGGGCAAGGTAAATGTCTCTGTAGGAGTGGACTGTGCGGTGGAGTTGACTCCATCCATGTTTCTCACTAAAGGGGTTGATTGCCCCTCAGCAAGATACCGCGTCGATTTGCTGGATTATAATATGAAGTTGATACCGGGCAGTCCTTTTGTTGGGTCTGGCCATATCAAGAAAAACCTGATCGCAATGGTATATGACTCCACGAGCAAAAATTCTTGCTGGAGTTATCTTCTCATTGAAGACAAAGGTGGTCCTATCATCGAATGTAAGAATGATACTACATACTGCAATGATACCGCAGTGTACAATCCACCTGTTTTTTATGACTGGTGTGATCCTCATCCTACAATTGAATTGGTGGACCGAAATCCTATACTCCTTGATTGTGACACTGTTTTCGTAAAAATGATCGTCAGGTCCTGGCAAGCCAAGGACGCATGGGGCAATTTGTCAAAAATTTGCGTGGATACCATCTGGTTGAAAAAGATTCCTCTCGATTCTGTCCATTATCCTAAGGATTATGTACATGCAGATGAATGTCACTTAGAGTGTAATGGCATATGGCCAAAAGACGACAAAGGACATCCACATCCTGACGCCACAGGAGTACCTACTGTACATGGATTGCCTCTCTGGCCGGAATACAACGCATTCTGCAACACTGGAGCTTCTTATGAAGATATTGTACTCGTTCAGAATGAGTGCAAAACAAAAATACTTCGCGTGTGGCGAGTAGTAGAATGGTGGTGTGGGCAAGCAAAAGTTCACAATCACCCCCAAACGATCGAAATCATTGATAGTAAGCCTCCATATATCCATTGTCCCTACAATCTTACTGTAAACACAAGCTCCGGATACACTGACTGTAGGGCAATTTTCAATCTCCCTCCTGCATTTGTGTTTGACTCATGTCAGGACAGTATTCGAGTAGATGTTTATTATGAAAATGGCATTTTGCTCAATTCGAATGGCGGTTTGGTGACTCTTACCGAGGGAGAGCATACAGTAACTTACAGGGCGTATGATCGTTGTGGTAATCTGGATACTTGCCAGGTGCATGTGAGCGTATTGGACAGAACTCCTCCTGTAGCGGTGTGCCAACGGCAGACCGTCATCACAATGAGTCGCGATGATGAAGTTCACCTCTACGGTACGGCATTAGATGATGGAAGTCATGACGAATGCCATCTGGATAGTTTTCTGGTGCGAAGGATGGACCTCGGTTTTGGATGCGGATTCAATGACAAAATATTCAGACCTTACGTCAGATTCTGCTGCATGGACGTTGGCAAAATCATCCCCGTGGCGCTTCGTGTTGTGGACAAAGCCGGCAACTATAATGAATGCATGGTATTAGTAGAAGTTCAAGACAAAACTCCACCTGTCATTTATTGTCCTCATGATGTGACAATCGCATGTTCAAACCATATTGATACCGCCGATTTCAAAAATCATTTTGGCACGGCAAGCTATTACGATAATTGCGTTGTTACTATGCATGAGTATATTGAGCCCCATCTGAATCAGTGCAATCTAGGCTATTACGATAGAAATTTTGTAGTGCGCGACAATATGGGAAGGTATGACACTTGCACACAAAAGATATTTGTGCGCGATACAGACCTCTTTGACGAGAGATATATCATATGGCCACATGATACTACGATAACGAGCTGTGGTGCTAACACAGATCCTGCCCATTTCAGGGATACATTTGGATATCCTATCATCTTAGACAGAACTTGTGCTCTTATCGGTATCAGCTTTGAAGATCATGTTTTCAATTTTATCCAGGATACAAATCTGTGCTTTAAAGTTCTGCGCAAATGGAAAATCATTGACTGGTGCCAGTTGACATATGATCAAGACAACAATCCTATCATACCGACCTGGACACATGAGCAGGTCATTAAAGTACACAATAAGCTTCCACCGAAAATGCTGGATGATTGTGAACCACTGACGATTTGTGTCAGCGATGACAATTGTTTGAAAGGGCTGGCCAGATTGC from Saprospiraceae bacterium includes these protein-coding regions:
- a CDS encoding HYR domain-containing protein; its protein translation is MNPLTVLGNGVRKLCPSGLFRLTFALVLLWTGSAVNNLAHAQCSMACRGKVNVSVGVDCAVELTPSMFLTKGVDCPSARYRVDLLDYNMKLIPGSPFVGSGHIKKNLIAMVYDSTSKNSCWSYLLIEDKGGPIIECKNDTTYCNDTAVYNPPVFYDWCDPHPTIELVDRNPILLDCDTVFVKMIVRSWQAKDAWGNLSKICVDTIWLKKIPLDSVHYPKDYVHADECHLECNGIWPKDDKGHPHPDATGVPTVHGLPLWPEYNAFCNTGASYEDIVLVQNECKTKILRVWRVVEWWCGQAKVHNHPQTIEIIDSKPPYIHCPYNLTVNTSSGYTDCRAIFNLPPAFVFDSCQDSIRVDVYYENGILLNSNGGLVTLTEGEHTVTYRAYDRCGNLDTCQVHVSVLDRTPPVAVCQRQTVITMSRDDEVHLYGTALDDGSHDECHLDSFLVRRMDLGFGCGFNDKIFRPYVRFCCMDVGKIIPVALRVVDKAGNYNECMVLVEVQDKTPPVIYCPHDVTIACSNHIDTADFKNHFGTASYYDNCVVTMHEYIEPHLNQCNLGYYDRNFVVRDNMGRYDTCTQKIFVRDTDLFDERYIIWPHDTTITSCGANTDPAHFRDTFGYPIILDRTCALIGISFEDHVFNFIQDTNLCFKVLRKWKIIDWCQLTYDQDNNPIIPTWTHEQVIKVHNKLPPKMLDDCEPLTICVSDDNCLKGLARLRHIAEDDCTPDSLLRSGFKLDLYNNGLFDSTYFQLGNRISVDIELPLGEHEFFWFFEDQCGNQTVCAQIVRILNCKGPTAYCLTGVAVNLMGVDTDKNGTIDDGLATVWASDLDKGSYQICGNPVTLSFSRDTNDKYRNYDCDSLGLRRVTIWVTDQLTGLQDYCVTNVVVQDNNKVCSGSSTFANIAGAILTPYDEPIKGVEIQVNGRSNPMAGSFSGQFAFSGLLRGENYTISASREINYLEGISTLDIVKIQKHILGKETFSEPWQYLAADVTNDHRVTASDISALRKLILGVDSKYLNNLSWKFIEGNYVFPVKDDPWAESFNEKYQIQSLPGDMMYLDFRGIKVGDVSKDMWDLLSSGQARSAQDAVLRAEVAADGSRIAFRATETFEMEGFQCWLEFNHDQMHAVGVQPGAISLQENQINWMFADNGLLPISWNSEQKKHVEAGEVLFYLLTDREVNQEIVAKMAFNVGRIRPELYLASGETKNLVLESRESDIAKQVVFKQLLPNPFTDQATVEIDSPLDAEMQIEIISLEGKILTTKMSSMQKGHNLLRITKEMVGQPGVYNLRLTLGSASRMYKLILLNN
- the bamD gene encoding outer membrane protein assembly factor BamD, producing the protein MNIRFVFFVVLLAASACKSSYEKIRTSNDAALQFKAANDFYKKKDYVRAQALYELALSSYRGQKEAEELYYNYADCHYQLREYEMAAHLYKNFASTFINSPLKETAEFNAAQAIYKTSPNYRLDQSGTIKAIDAFQSFVNTYPESPKVAESNKLIDELRAKLEKKAYEQGKLYLDIKNYQAAISTFENLLTDFPDTKNDREVRYLIAKSMFLLAENSIFEKQKERYVESVNKSEYFLNRYPTGTYSKEVIAIKKEANKKHKNPEYDRYQNTGDRNKS